A single Candidatus Polarisedimenticolaceae bacterium DNA region contains:
- a CDS encoding dTDP-4-dehydrorhamnose 3,5-epimerase family protein, translated as MKLIPEVVPAVTEQDYARAIEGVQVVPLQRFVDHGGSMTELTRLAEDGTFQKGLDAFKVRQVNFSTLDPGIVKAFHVHMTQRDVWFVPPEDRVLLVLVDVRDGSKTAKRALKIVLGGGRSVLVAIPPGVAHGCKNIGDGTAHLLYMTDVHFSPEKGKTDEHRLPWDMAGAEIWEPAKD; from the coding sequence ATGAAGCTCATCCCGGAAGTCGTACCCGCCGTCACCGAGCAGGACTACGCGCGCGCGATCGAGGGCGTCCAGGTCGTGCCGCTCCAGCGCTTCGTCGATCACGGCGGCTCGATGACCGAGCTGACCCGCCTCGCGGAGGACGGCACGTTCCAGAAGGGGCTCGACGCCTTCAAGGTGCGCCAGGTCAATTTCAGCACCCTCGATCCCGGGATCGTCAAAGCGTTTCACGTGCACATGACGCAGCGCGACGTCTGGTTCGTGCCTCCCGAGGATCGCGTGCTGCTCGTCCTCGTCGACGTTCGCGACGGATCGAAGACGGCGAAGCGCGCGCTCAAGATCGTCCTCGGCGGCGGCCGCTCGGTCCTGGTCGCGATCCCGCCGGGTGTCGCGCATGGCTGCAAGAACATCGGCGACGGGACCGCCCATCTTCTCTACATGACCGACGTCCACTTCTCTCCGGAGAAAGGGAAGACCGACGAGCACCGCCTTCCCTGGGACATGGCGGGCGCGGAAATCTGGGAGCCCGCTAAGGATTGA
- a CDS encoding site-2 protease family protein → MSDVPQIPETSAPPASVRGSRWAIQIATVAGIPIRIHLTFLLLLVYFGMSAAAMSRNVPREIVFLIVLFACVLLHELGHALAALRFGVKTSEIVLYPFGGIARLQHIPGGLAELLIAIAGPLVNVAIAAACVAGLFALHVPHPLRQAMPWENTGLVQKLLWANAWLVVFNLIPAFPMDGGRVLRALLAIGLGQTTATRIAALVGQLIAGVFVVAGLFTANYLLAFIGLFVFLGASQEVAFQTSRSAVEGRTAREAMITRFETLAPQDTLGRAADLLLATHQHDFPVLDAWNRIAGMMPRAKLLEGLARSGRDAAVLEVMQRDPVTVAPETDLESVLQALQGDPGRPLLVVENGALRGMITFENLAEFIVLSRQIPRRPQQA, encoded by the coding sequence GTGAGCGACGTCCCGCAGATCCCGGAAACGAGCGCGCCGCCGGCCTCCGTCCGCGGGTCGCGCTGGGCGATCCAGATCGCCACCGTCGCCGGGATCCCGATCCGCATCCACCTGACGTTCCTGCTGCTCCTCGTCTACTTCGGCATGTCCGCCGCCGCGATGAGCCGCAACGTCCCGCGCGAGATCGTCTTCCTCATCGTGCTCTTCGCGTGCGTGCTCCTCCACGAGCTCGGGCACGCGCTCGCGGCGCTGCGCTTCGGTGTCAAGACGAGCGAGATCGTGCTCTACCCTTTCGGCGGGATCGCACGCCTCCAGCACATCCCCGGCGGCCTGGCGGAGCTCCTGATCGCGATCGCCGGACCGCTCGTCAACGTCGCGATCGCCGCGGCGTGCGTGGCCGGGCTCTTCGCGCTCCACGTTCCCCACCCGCTCCGGCAAGCGATGCCGTGGGAGAACACCGGGCTCGTGCAGAAGCTCCTCTGGGCGAATGCGTGGCTCGTCGTCTTCAATTTGATTCCGGCGTTCCCGATGGACGGCGGCCGCGTGCTGCGCGCGCTCCTCGCGATCGGGCTCGGGCAGACGACGGCGACGCGGATCGCGGCGCTCGTGGGGCAGCTCATCGCGGGGGTCTTCGTCGTCGCCGGGCTCTTTACCGCGAACTACCTCCTCGCGTTCATCGGGCTCTTCGTCTTCCTCGGCGCGAGCCAGGAGGTCGCGTTCCAGACGAGCCGCAGCGCGGTCGAGGGCCGGACGGCCCGCGAAGCGATGATCACCCGGTTCGAGACCTTGGCGCCGCAGGACACGCTCGGGCGCGCGGCCGACCTGCTCCTGGCGACGCACCAGCACGACTTCCCGGTGCTCGACGCGTGGAACCGGATCGCCGGGATGATGCCGCGCGCGAAGCTCCTCGAGGGGCTCGCGCGCTCCGGACGCGACGCGGCGGTCCTCGAGGTCATGCAGCGCGACCCGGTGACGGTGGCGCCCGAGACCGATCTCGAGTCGGTGCTCCAGGCGCTTCAGGGCGATCCGGGGCGGCCCCTCCTCGTGGTCGAGAACGGCGCGCTCCGCGGGATGATCACGTTCGAGAACCTCGCCGAGTTCATCGTGCTGTCGCGCCAGATCCCGCGGCGGCCTCAGCAGGCCTGA
- a CDS encoding DUF948 domain-containing protein: MPSVAVWILVALAAVVVAAVVPALIQLRRTLMTAERTLESTGKRVDETLVQLAATLERVNRASAELEKGVHRVSGLLESLGTAGDALMNIRASIGRVAAVGAVVAEAVSGPFRSLFGKRREHRHGHDGEPRPDDASRPKTEEIIR, from the coding sequence GTGCCTTCAGTTGCCGTATGGATCTTGGTCGCGCTCGCCGCGGTCGTGGTGGCGGCGGTCGTTCCGGCGCTCATCCAGTTGCGCCGGACGCTCATGACCGCCGAGCGAACCCTCGAGTCGACCGGCAAGCGCGTGGACGAGACCCTCGTCCAGCTCGCGGCGACCCTGGAGCGGGTCAACCGCGCCTCGGCCGAGCTGGAGAAAGGGGTCCACCGCGTCTCGGGGCTCCTCGAGAGCCTCGGCACCGCGGGGGATGCCCTCATGAACATTCGCGCCTCGATCGGCCGCGTCGCCGCGGTCGGCGCGGTGGTCGCCGAAGCCGTCTCCGGACCGTTCCGGTCGCTCTTCGGGAAGCGCCGGGAGCACCGCCACGGTCACGACGGCGAGCCGCGTCCCGATGACGCTTCACGTCCGAAGACCGAGGAGATCATCCGATGA
- a CDS encoding SpoIIE family protein phosphatase: MQEISVLEPGGATRQVVLDRDKLRIGRSSDNDLSFPSDMSLSRHHLVLEQAGDGWYVEDLGAKNRTTINGRRVEGKTRLSAGDRIGAGQLVLVFGGTKSSTGPVEFVPGGDEGPLRATVMTSLRGVLSRENTMPGTAKTPTPMDRERKGLPLDHPGVAALIRAGRELAGHRPLDELFELILDLSIQAVGAERGVLMTLEGEDLVARSVRGEGFRISSTVRDRVLRDRASLLVRDTALDEAFKARDSIVGQQIQSVMAVPLQTNDRVIGLINVDSRSFARPFTPDDLDLLTVLANVAAIRIEQQRLALVEAQERIQSRDLEQAAVIQQRLLPLEAPVVPGFELAGHNLPCRTVGGDYFDYFPYLDGRIGLVLGDVSGKGMPAALLMTALKGGVQVLLTDPPEDIPLLMSRLDRVVAANFPKNRFVSLFFGLLDSKTGEMTYCNAGHNPPLLIRNGGTIERLPSCGTILGIFPDLGYDVKKVRLEPGDVLTLFSDGVTEEQDPSGEEFGEDRLAKLVVSHAGDGAARLVAEIKARILAWAAGAPAADDVTVLIARRCP, encoded by the coding sequence ATGCAAGAGATCTCGGTGCTCGAGCCGGGTGGTGCGACCCGGCAAGTGGTCCTCGACCGCGACAAATTGCGGATCGGGCGGTCGAGCGACAACGACCTGTCGTTCCCGAGCGACATGAGCCTATCGCGCCACCACCTCGTCCTCGAGCAGGCGGGGGACGGCTGGTACGTCGAGGACCTGGGAGCCAAGAACCGGACGACGATCAACGGCCGCCGCGTCGAGGGAAAGACCCGTCTCTCCGCCGGCGACCGGATCGGCGCCGGCCAGCTCGTCCTCGTCTTCGGGGGAACGAAGTCGTCGACGGGGCCGGTCGAGTTCGTTCCCGGCGGCGACGAGGGCCCGCTGCGCGCCACGGTCATGACGAGCCTCCGTGGCGTGCTCTCGCGCGAGAACACGATGCCCGGGACGGCGAAGACGCCGACGCCGATGGACCGCGAGCGCAAGGGCCTCCCGCTCGACCACCCGGGTGTCGCCGCGCTCATCCGCGCGGGGCGCGAGCTGGCCGGGCACCGTCCTCTCGACGAGCTGTTCGAGCTGATCCTCGACCTCTCGATCCAGGCGGTCGGCGCCGAGCGCGGCGTTCTCATGACCCTCGAAGGCGAAGATCTCGTCGCGCGCTCGGTCCGCGGCGAGGGGTTCCGCATCAGCTCCACCGTCCGGGACCGCGTGCTCCGCGACCGGGCGTCGCTCCTCGTTCGCGACACGGCGCTCGACGAGGCGTTCAAGGCGCGGGACAGCATCGTCGGCCAGCAGATCCAGAGCGTCATGGCGGTGCCGCTCCAGACGAACGACCGCGTGATCGGGCTCATCAACGTCGACTCGCGTTCGTTCGCGCGTCCGTTCACCCCGGACGATCTCGACTTGCTCACCGTGCTCGCGAACGTCGCCGCGATCCGCATCGAGCAGCAGCGGCTTGCCTTGGTTGAAGCGCAGGAGCGGATCCAATCGCGAGACCTCGAGCAGGCGGCGGTCATCCAGCAGCGCCTGCTGCCGCTCGAAGCGCCGGTGGTCCCGGGGTTCGAGCTGGCCGGTCACAATCTGCCGTGCCGCACCGTCGGTGGCGACTACTTCGACTACTTTCCGTACCTGGACGGCCGGATCGGCCTCGTCCTCGGCGACGTCAGCGGCAAGGGGATGCCGGCGGCGCTTCTGATGACCGCGCTCAAGGGAGGCGTCCAGGTCCTTCTCACCGATCCGCCGGAAGACATCCCGCTCCTGATGTCGCGGCTCGATCGAGTCGTCGCCGCGAACTTCCCGAAGAACCGGTTCGTCAGCCTCTTCTTCGGCCTGCTCGACTCGAAGACCGGCGAGATGACCTACTGCAACGCCGGGCACAACCCGCCGCTCCTGATACGGAACGGCGGCACGATCGAGCGCCTGCCGAGCTGCGGGACGATCCTCGGGATCTTCCCCGACCTCGGCTACGACGTGAAGAAGGTCCGTCTCGAGCCGGGCGACGTGCTCACGCTCTTCTCCGACGGCGTCACCGAAGAGCAGGACCCGTCGGGCGAGGAGTTCGGCGAGGACCGCCTGGCGAAGCTCGTCGTCTCGCACGCCGGCGACGGCGCGGCGCGGCTCGTCGCCGAGATCAAGGCGCGCATCCTCGCGTGGGCCGCTGGCGCCCCCGCCGCCGACGACGTGACGGTTCTGATCGCGCGCCGCTGCCCGTGA
- a CDS encoding HD domain-containing phosphohydrolase, with product MANLLLVGDDRERTGGIREILGHDGHRVATVKDLHKLLEAERTEAPEVVVAAVADTDAVLRLPLGTRRGMAPPILFIHRDTDEAQDPFVEERLIDRITSPFPSEELLGRVDALVRVRRVVLHHEAEPETKKARWSEALSSLLRSRVPRPSKPAGPYLEVAARVADWADRRDGFEPGHAERVTNFAAMIADELDLTDGEAMPLLRAAMLHDIGKVALPIEMLRQKTPLGDGQLRLLRTHPERGAAILRALDRDEAVADAILNHHEYVDGSGYYGRKGDDIPRASRILAVAEAFDAMTTSLVRKPLTRDGALGLMKERRGAQWDAASVDALTQALKPKPFTVPLS from the coding sequence GTGGCGAATCTGCTGCTCGTCGGGGACGATCGGGAGCGCACCGGAGGGATCCGCGAGATCCTCGGCCACGACGGCCACCGCGTCGCGACGGTCAAGGATCTCCACAAGCTGCTCGAGGCCGAGCGCACCGAAGCGCCGGAAGTCGTCGTCGCGGCGGTCGCCGACACCGACGCGGTCCTCCGTCTGCCCCTCGGCACCCGTCGCGGCATGGCACCGCCGATCCTCTTCATCCATCGCGACACCGACGAGGCGCAGGACCCGTTCGTCGAGGAGCGCCTCATCGATCGCATCACGAGCCCCTTCCCGTCGGAAGAGCTCCTGGGCCGCGTCGACGCCCTGGTGCGCGTCCGTCGCGTCGTCCTCCACCACGAGGCCGAGCCCGAGACCAAGAAGGCGCGCTGGAGCGAAGCGCTGAGCTCGCTCCTCCGCAGCCGCGTGCCGCGCCCCTCGAAGCCGGCCGGCCCCTACCTCGAGGTCGCCGCCCGCGTCGCCGACTGGGCCGACCGCCGCGACGGCTTCGAGCCCGGCCACGCCGAACGGGTGACCAACTTCGCCGCCATGATCGCCGACGAGCTCGACCTCACCGACGGCGAGGCGATGCCGCTCCTCAGGGCCGCGATGCTCCACGACATCGGCAAGGTCGCGCTCCCGATCGAGATGCTCCGCCAGAAGACGCCGCTCGGCGACGGCCAGCTCCGTCTCCTCCGCACGCACCCCGAGCGCGGCGCCGCCATCCTGCGCGCCCTCGACCGCGACGAAGCCGTCGCCGATGCGATCCTCAACCACCACGAGTACGTCGACGGCAGCGGCTACTACGGCAGGAAGGGCGACGACATCCCGCGCGCGTCGCGGATCCTCGCGGTCGCGGAAGCGTTCGACGCGATGACGACGTCCCTGGTGCGGAAGCCTCTGACGCGCGACGGCGCGCTCGGTCTCATGAAGGAGCGCCGCGGCGCGCAGTGGGACGCGGCGAGCGTCGACGCGCTGACGCAGGCGCTCAAGCCGAAGCCGTTCACGGTGCCGCTCTCGTAA
- a CDS encoding amino acid permease has translation MSGGAPPPRHLGLTDAIALYAGIILGSGIFAAPAAVAAAAPTIPRAVLLWAAGGLVAACGACCYAECASRVPANGGFFAFQREAFGPGIAFVGGWAAIFVTYPASIAAIALVFASYCGGGKAIALAAIAVAAAVNAAGLRAGPLAQRWLTAIKVSALAIVAVIAWSAPPAAPSASLPTGTLSALILLLWTYEGWSDITLVAGEIENPKRTIGRAVLIGTGLLVLVYALVQAAVMRSLGGAAAASARPLEAAAGGAGRLVSTLVVVSTFGSMLGVLLVVSRLAQAMAQSGAILPALAPSDARRGTPLRATLAVAAVSALYVAVASFRGLLAYFAFSVWIFYALAAVALVRLRRRAVGEAEAWRAPLGLTAPAVVLVTAAVVTVRVVQERPVQALAGAAMLAAGFVAYAIRPAEAAAGSGATAR, from the coding sequence TTGAGCGGGGGCGCGCCGCCGCCCCGCCACCTCGGCCTGACGGACGCCATCGCTCTCTACGCCGGGATCATCCTCGGCTCGGGAATCTTCGCCGCGCCGGCGGCGGTCGCCGCCGCGGCGCCGACGATCCCGCGCGCCGTGCTCCTGTGGGCCGCGGGCGGTCTCGTCGCCGCGTGCGGCGCCTGCTGCTACGCCGAGTGCGCGTCGCGCGTCCCGGCGAACGGCGGCTTCTTCGCCTTCCAGCGCGAGGCGTTCGGCCCCGGCATCGCGTTCGTGGGCGGCTGGGCGGCGATCTTCGTGACCTATCCCGCCTCGATCGCCGCGATCGCGCTGGTGTTCGCCTCGTACTGCGGAGGAGGGAAGGCGATCGCGCTCGCCGCGATCGCCGTGGCCGCCGCGGTCAACGCAGCCGGCCTCCGCGCGGGCCCTCTGGCGCAGCGGTGGCTGACGGCGATCAAAGTGTCGGCGCTGGCGATCGTTGCGGTCATCGCATGGAGCGCGCCTCCCGCCGCCCCATCGGCCTCCCTTCCCACCGGGACGCTCTCCGCGCTCATCCTCCTCCTCTGGACCTATGAAGGCTGGTCCGACATCACGCTCGTCGCCGGCGAGATCGAGAACCCGAAGCGCACGATCGGGCGCGCGGTCCTCATCGGCACCGGTCTTCTCGTCCTCGTCTACGCCCTGGTGCAGGCGGCGGTCATGCGTTCCCTCGGCGGAGCGGCGGCGGCATCCGCGCGGCCTCTCGAGGCGGCCGCGGGTGGGGCGGGCCGCCTTGTCTCCACGCTCGTCGTCGTGAGCACGTTCGGCTCGATGCTCGGCGTCCTCCTCGTGGTGTCGCGTCTCGCGCAGGCGATGGCGCAGAGCGGCGCGATCTTGCCCGCCTTGGCGCCGTCCGACGCGCGCCGGGGGACACCGCTCCGCGCGACGCTCGCGGTCGCCGCGGTCTCGGCGCTCTACGTCGCGGTCGCGTCGTTCCGCGGCCTGCTCGCGTACTTCGCGTTCAGCGTCTGGATTTTCTACGCGCTCGCCGCGGTCGCGCTCGTCCGTCTCCGGCGCCGCGCTGTGGGGGAGGCCGAAGCCTGGCGCGCGCCCCTCGGGCTCACCGCACCGGCGGTCGTCCTCGTCACGGCGGCGGTCGTCACGGTGCGCGTGGTGCAGGAGCGCCCGGTCCAGGCGCTCGCGGGGGCGGCGATGCTGGCGGCGGGCTTCGTCGCCTACGCGATCAGGCCTGCTGAGGCCGCCGCGGGATCTGGCGCGACAGCACGATGA
- a CDS encoding TerC/Alx family metal homeostasis membrane protein, with the protein MTELLGGHSAMPWILFNVFLAVCLAIDFTFAAGKHRAIGFKEAIGWNVFWIVIALAFTGVVIYEYGRAAGAAYLTGYVVERALSIDNLFVFLIIFQYFHVKDDRQARVLFWGIIGALLMRGVFILLGAALVAKFHFLLYFFGAFLLYTGVALIVKKDEKSPHPEKNLVVRLASKIIPMDAHADEDQFFVKRSGKWHGTPLFVVLLLVATTDFVFALDSLPAILGITRDPWILYTSNAFAILGMRVLYFLLAALLPKFRFLNYGLSIILVFIGLRMLLEKWVHLGTELTLGIVVLVLAGSMVASMVIPERKS; encoded by the coding sequence ATGACCGAGCTCCTCGGCGGTCACAGCGCGATGCCCTGGATCCTCTTCAACGTCTTCCTCGCGGTCTGCCTCGCGATCGACTTCACCTTCGCGGCCGGCAAGCACCGCGCGATCGGATTCAAGGAGGCGATCGGCTGGAACGTCTTCTGGATCGTCATCGCCCTCGCCTTCACCGGCGTCGTCATCTACGAGTACGGACGCGCCGCGGGCGCCGCGTATCTCACCGGCTACGTCGTCGAGCGCGCACTCTCGATCGACAACCTCTTCGTCTTCCTCATCATCTTCCAGTACTTCCACGTCAAGGACGACCGCCAGGCGCGCGTCCTCTTCTGGGGAATCATCGGCGCGCTCCTGATGCGCGGCGTGTTCATCCTGCTCGGCGCTGCTCTCGTCGCGAAGTTCCACTTCCTCCTCTACTTCTTCGGCGCGTTCCTCCTCTATACAGGCGTCGCGCTCATCGTGAAGAAGGACGAGAAGTCGCCGCATCCCGAGAAGAACCTCGTCGTGCGCCTGGCGTCGAAGATCATCCCGATGGACGCGCACGCCGACGAGGACCAGTTCTTCGTGAAGCGGTCGGGGAAGTGGCACGGGACGCCGCTCTTCGTCGTCCTTCTGCTCGTCGCAACGACCGACTTCGTCTTCGCGCTCGACTCGCTTCCCGCGATCCTCGGCATCACGCGCGACCCGTGGATCCTCTACACGTCGAACGCCTTCGCGATCCTCGGGATGCGCGTCCTCTACTTCCTGCTCGCCGCGCTCCTGCCCAAGTTCCGCTTCCTCAACTACGGCCTGTCGATCATCCTCGTCTTCATCGGGCTGCGGATGCTCCTCGAGAAGTGGGTTCATCTCGGGACGGAGCTCACGCTCGGGATCGTCGTGCTCGTGCTGGCGGGGTCGATGGTCGCGTCGATGGTGATACCGGAGCGGAAGTCCTAA
- a CDS encoding ATP-grasp domain-containing protein produces the protein MKNGNKKHKERLRILVLFEILEAPAPDEEYERRMREEPDWRTEGHVVAALKALGHEVHLGAIYKNPRDVIDIVERIQPDLVWNFVQTFHGTRYYESHIAGVLELCKVPYTGCDHRALMLCQDKALSKEILKHHRVPVPAFVVSRRSQPLKKLGKAIFPVMVKPLAEEGSVGISRDSFAETEEQAIARASFLHDRLKQDVIIEQYVSGREIYVGVLGNDRLKVLPPRELKFSKVPEGEPKFASFKAKWDEGYRERWGIHSTFPDDLSETLQRSIATVAKRVFRALQMHGFGRIDLRVTEEGKLVVVEANPNPEIASGEDLAEAAAKTGMPYNELIERIVALGLERSNPKGA, from the coding sequence ATGAAGAACGGGAACAAGAAGCACAAGGAGCGCCTCAGGATCCTCGTCCTCTTCGAAATCCTGGAGGCCCCCGCCCCCGACGAGGAGTACGAGCGCCGGATGCGGGAAGAACCCGACTGGCGCACGGAGGGGCACGTCGTCGCCGCGCTCAAGGCGCTCGGCCACGAGGTCCACCTGGGCGCGATCTACAAGAACCCGCGCGACGTCATCGACATCGTCGAGCGCATCCAGCCCGACCTCGTGTGGAACTTCGTCCAGACCTTCCACGGCACGCGCTACTACGAGAGCCACATCGCCGGCGTCCTCGAGCTGTGCAAGGTCCCCTACACCGGCTGCGACCACCGCGCGCTCATGCTCTGCCAGGACAAGGCGCTCTCGAAGGAGATCCTGAAGCACCACCGCGTCCCGGTTCCCGCGTTCGTGGTGTCGCGCCGCTCGCAGCCCTTGAAGAAGCTCGGCAAGGCGATCTTCCCCGTCATGGTGAAGCCCCTCGCCGAGGAAGGCTCGGTCGGCATCTCGCGCGACTCGTTCGCCGAGACGGAAGAGCAGGCGATCGCGCGCGCGAGCTTCTTGCACGACCGCCTCAAGCAAGACGTCATCATCGAGCAGTATGTCTCGGGGCGCGAGATCTACGTCGGCGTCCTCGGCAACGACCGCCTCAAGGTTCTCCCGCCGCGCGAGCTGAAGTTCTCGAAGGTCCCCGAGGGCGAGCCCAAGTTCGCCAGCTTCAAGGCGAAGTGGGACGAGGGCTACCGCGAGCGCTGGGGCATCCACTCCACGTTTCCCGACGATCTCTCCGAGACGCTCCAGCGCTCGATTGCCACGGTCGCCAAGCGCGTCTTCCGCGCCCTCCAGATGCACGGCTTCGGCCGTATCGACCTGCGCGTCACCGAGGAAGGAAAGCTCGTGGTGGTGGAAGCCAACCCCAACCCTGAAATCGCCTCCGGCGAAGACCTCGCAGAAGCCGCCGCGAAGACCGGGATGCCCTACAACGAGCTGATCGAGCGCATCGTCGCACTCGGCCTCGAGCGCTCGAACCCCAAGGGCGCCTGA
- a CDS encoding YtxH domain-containing protein: protein MSDSLNERVYATSGMSGATVLLAFLAGAAVGAVAVLLTTPKTGSEMRATLRDWAKSFGDGEERDVEARS, encoded by the coding sequence ATGAGCGATTCATTGAACGAGCGGGTGTATGCGACCTCCGGGATGTCGGGAGCGACGGTGCTCTTGGCGTTCCTCGCCGGCGCCGCGGTCGGAGCGGTCGCGGTACTCCTGACGACGCCGAAGACCGGATCCGAGATGCGCGCGACGCTTCGGGACTGGGCGAAGAGCTTCGGCGACGGCGAAGAGCGCGACGTCGAAGCCCGCAGCTAG
- a CDS encoding alpha/beta fold hydrolase, protein MTGSEEGTASETPNAEFRKLSPLPEFRPAFWLRGRHGQTILPSLLPARPIRGRAETLDVPVAPGSAVRVLLHKPAHPIGTLVLLHGLGGSAESGYMRRTGALALARGWAVARVNLRTCGGTEALASTLYNAGQSDDAGAVLAALDRRGLPRPYGLVGFSLGGNIALKYAGMAGGSCLADAIVGVNPPVDLAACIAALERPSNRLYHAYFTRKLWTQLKRLRRVRDVPGPRRIPRGVRGFDDAFTAPDAGYASAADYYAGASAGPRLAAVARPALVLSSDDDPFVPVGAFEPFRAGARRVVFAHPRGGGHCGYWRAARPRYWAGEAALSFMDDVLTRGA, encoded by the coding sequence GTGACGGGGAGCGAAGAGGGGACAGCTTCCGAAACTCCGAACGCCGAGTTTCGGAAGCTGTCCCCTCTTCCCGAGTTCCGGCCTGCCTTCTGGCTGCGCGGCCGCCACGGCCAGACGATCCTTCCCTCGCTCCTCCCCGCGCGCCCGATCCGCGGGAGGGCCGAGACGCTCGACGTGCCGGTGGCGCCGGGGAGTGCCGTGCGCGTCCTCCTCCACAAGCCGGCGCACCCGATCGGGACGCTCGTGCTCCTCCACGGACTCGGCGGCTCCGCGGAGTCGGGCTACATGCGGCGGACGGGAGCGTTGGCGCTCGCCCGCGGCTGGGCCGTGGCGCGCGTCAACCTCCGGACCTGCGGGGGAACCGAAGCGCTCGCGTCGACCCTGTACAACGCCGGGCAGTCGGACGACGCCGGGGCGGTGCTCGCGGCGCTCGACCGTCGCGGCCTACCCCGCCCGTACGGCCTCGTCGGCTTCTCGCTGGGAGGGAACATCGCCCTCAAGTACGCGGGCATGGCGGGCGGGAGCTGCCTCGCGGACGCGATCGTCGGCGTCAACCCCCCGGTCGATCTCGCGGCCTGCATCGCGGCGCTCGAGCGGCCGTCGAACCGCCTCTACCACGCCTACTTCACCCGCAAGCTGTGGACGCAGCTGAAGCGCTTGCGGCGCGTGCGCGACGTCCCCGGCCCTCGCCGGATCCCGCGCGGCGTCCGCGGGTTCGACGACGCCTTCACCGCCCCGGACGCAGGCTACGCGTCGGCCGCCGATTACTACGCCGGGGCGAGCGCCGGGCCGCGGCTCGCCGCCGTCGCACGACCGGCGCTCGTGCTGTCCTCGGACGACGATCCGTTCGTTCCCGTCGGCGCGTTCGAGCCGTTCCGCGCCGGCGCGCGGCGCGTCGTCTTCGCTCACCCGCGGGGCGGCGGGCACTGCGGCTACTGGCGTGCCGCGCGGCCCCGCTACTGGGCCGGCGAGGCCGCTCTGTCGTTCATGGACGACGTGCTGACGCGCGGCGCCTAG
- a CDS encoding lysophospholipid acyltransferase family protein, protein MRWLRLAYKVPGAIAATALFAVMTPTVRFLTRRDSGAVLRVGARVCHGWGRSMCAILSVRREVRGTVPDGGVYLVASNHLSYLDIFVLGSLYPSTFLAKREIARWPFFGWVARGAGTLFVDRDQPKDVVRAGREIAERLSAGIPMTIFPEGRSSPGKDVLPFQPALFEPAARAAIPCWAVSITYETPGTDASPARTVCWYDSENFVVHFKRLVALREIVATVTFTGPPIISDDRKVLARELWQKTSASFEPVRQAEEEGTASETLV, encoded by the coding sequence GTGCGTTGGTTGCGCCTTGCGTACAAGGTCCCCGGGGCCATCGCCGCCACGGCCCTCTTCGCGGTCATGACCCCGACCGTGCGCTTTCTGACGCGCCGCGATAGCGGTGCCGTGCTCCGCGTCGGAGCCCGCGTCTGCCACGGCTGGGGCCGCTCGATGTGCGCGATTCTGAGCGTGAGGCGGGAGGTGCGGGGCACCGTCCCCGACGGCGGCGTCTACCTCGTGGCGTCGAACCACCTGTCCTACCTGGACATCTTCGTGCTCGGCTCGCTCTACCCGAGCACCTTCCTGGCGAAGCGCGAGATCGCCCGCTGGCCGTTCTTCGGCTGGGTCGCGCGCGGCGCGGGGACCCTGTTCGTCGACCGCGACCAGCCCAAGGACGTCGTCCGCGCGGGCCGCGAGATAGCGGAGCGGTTGTCGGCCGGGATTCCGATGACGATCTTCCCCGAGGGACGCAGCTCCCCCGGCAAGGACGTCCTCCCCTTCCAGCCGGCGCTGTTCGAGCCCGCCGCGCGCGCTGCCATCCCGTGCTGGGCCGTGTCGATCACCTACGAGACGCCCGGCACCGACGCGTCACCCGCGCGCACCGTCTGCTGGTACGACAGCGAGAACTTCGTCGTCCACTTCAAGCGGCTCGTCGCGCTCAGGGAGATCGTCGCGACCGTGACGTTCACCGGGCCGCCGATCATCTCGGACGATCGCAAAGTACTGGCGCGCGAGCTGTGGCAGAAGACGTCGGCGAGCTTCGAGCCTGTGAGGCAGGCGGAGGAAGAGGGCACAGCTTCCGAAACCCTCGTCTGA